Proteins encoded by one window of Candidatus Latescibacter sp.:
- the nagB gene encoding glucosamine-6-phosphate deaminase has translation MRVVIQPDYEQVSSWAAAYTAMQIKKFNPSPEKPFVLGLPTGSSPVGMYRQLIRLHREGSLSFANVVTFNMDEYVGLPEDHPQSFHSFMRDTFFGKIDISPGNVHILNGNAPDLESECARYEERIKSYGGVELFIGGVGADGHIAFNEPGSSLTSRTRIKTLTRDTLAANSRFFDHNISKVPKTALTIGVGTFMEARRVMLIATGCDKARALHKGVEEGVNHMWTISALQLHPHAVIVCDEDATVELKVGTVRYFKDIETPEQDPRKNLAMMVRKNV, from the coding sequence ATGCGCGTTGTTATTCAACCGGATTATGAGCAGGTAAGCTCATGGGCGGCTGCTTATACCGCCATGCAGATAAAAAAATTCAATCCTTCGCCTGAAAAACCTTTTGTACTCGGCCTGCCGACCGGATCTTCCCCTGTCGGTATGTACCGCCAGCTGATCCGTCTTCACCGTGAAGGGTCGCTCTCGTTTGCCAATGTGGTTACTTTCAACATGGACGAATATGTCGGACTTCCGGAGGACCATCCGCAAAGCTTCCATTCTTTCATGAGGGATACTTTCTTCGGCAAGATAGATATATCACCCGGAAATGTGCACATCCTGAACGGGAACGCCCCCGATCTGGAATCGGAATGCGCCCGTTACGAGGAAAGGATAAAATCGTACGGCGGAGTGGAGCTTTTTATCGGCGGTGTCGGCGCGGACGGCCATATCGCGTTCAACGAGCCGGGATCATCCCTGACCAGCCGTACCCGGATAAAAACGCTCACCCGCGATACCCTTGCCGCAAATTCCCGCTTTTTCGACCACAATATCTCCAAAGTCCCCAAAACCGCTCTGACCATAGGAGTCGGCACCTTCATGGAGGCGCGCCGGGTCATGCTGATCGCGACCGGCTGCGACAAGGCGCGCGCCCTGCATAAGGGAGTGGAGGAAGGGGTCAACCACATGTGGACCATTTCGGCGCTTCAACTCCATCCCCATGCTGTGATCGTCTGCGATGAGGATGCCACAGTAGAGCTCAAAGTCGGCACAGTTCGATACTTCAAGGATATCGAGACCCCGGAGCAGGACCCCCGGAAAAATCTTGCAATGATGGTGCGCAAAAATGTGTGA
- a CDS encoding DUF4382 domain-containing protein translates to MRFVQFLVSVLFTSLLLWGCSKDETTTGNPTVGTVKVHLTDGPGDFEKVNITFSEITANLKTGEENWIVINNQSQTLDLLTLTNGITSVLGEKQLDPGQYGQIRLKITKAEVVVKGTTYTLDVPSGATSGLKLGSGFTILPGITTELVVDFDAARSIHAMGNKQNYKLNPVLRLIVKAESGAVSGKVVNYQNSPLAYAIAGTDTVASALVKKDSGGFLLGFLPAGSYTVAVADTLNKKFSRADVMVTVGNTTNLGDITLQ, encoded by the coding sequence ATGCGTTTCGTTCAATTTCTTGTATCCGTACTATTTACATCCCTTCTCCTGTGGGGGTGCAGCAAGGATGAAACCACGACCGGGAACCCGACGGTCGGAACGGTGAAGGTTCATTTAACCGATGGTCCGGGGGATTTCGAAAAAGTGAACATAACTTTTTCGGAAATCACTGCAAATCTCAAAACCGGTGAGGAAAACTGGATAGTCATAAACAATCAGTCTCAGACTTTAGATCTTCTGACATTGACCAACGGCATCACCTCGGTACTGGGAGAAAAACAGTTGGATCCCGGCCAATATGGACAGATTCGGCTGAAAATCACCAAAGCTGAAGTGGTGGTAAAAGGGACGACCTACACTCTTGATGTCCCGAGCGGAGCAACCAGCGGGTTGAAACTGGGTTCCGGTTTTACCATCCTGCCGGGAATAACGACTGAGTTGGTTGTGGATTTCGATGCGGCCAGATCCATTCACGCGATGGGGAACAAGCAGAACTACAAGTTGAATCCCGTTCTTCGGCTGATCGTCAAAGCCGAGTCCGGCGCTGTTTCCGGGAAAGTGGTGAATTATCAGAACTCACCTCTTGCCTATGCCATCGCCGGTACCGATACGGTTGCCTCAGCTCTGGTAAAAAAGGACAGCGGCGGTTTTCTTTTGGGATTCCTGCCGGCGGGAAGCTACACAGTGGCTGTGGCCGATACTCTCAATAAGAAATTCTCAAGGGCGGATGTAATGGTAACCGTCGGTAATACAACAAATCTGGGAGATATTACACTGCAGTAG